One genomic segment of Planktothrix sp. FACHB-1365 includes these proteins:
- a CDS encoding CHAT domain-containing protein — MEKLVIIKIGDGDFQQGFPVTLYIGKQGDHFSPSWDGKLPPEPQLPVLYSEWQSEYPRYYKYFIIQTINQKSEDLINALNNWLNSETFRTIKDKLLHKLDENDTVQMIIQTEDPILRRLPWCQWNWFEGYTKAEVAISLPNNDLPSQEVQPKPKVRVLGILGECSHPNTSIVIDTNPDQQCWENLSNDAEIVFLEEPTRQEFNQKLWDKNGWDILFFAGHSWSNPDATTGEMKLTHNNNVTIRDLKLALKKAIERGLQLAIFNSCDGLGLARDLAELHIPQIIVMREPIPDLVAQKFLEYFLEAFSSGKSLYIAVREAREQLQGLENQYPCASWLPVICQNPTVKPVSWKGFNQSLTSLLVGKDISQSINNFDLAWFCSLVKDKNLDQTIRKAYQNSLPSVLKSDLKLWSLESNNIKQILQILAGFKRLPQFLNHLIQDENVPEEIRSKLSDLKIEEMLLVSSDKLLESYLIVTLKPAEDNSKEFLLNAWLIMDDSVPLDNNPYRFLPLIDDENQRQPEIKCKSDKIPEHLDKLIRKCEEYLEGKKYNLTIEFLLPIDLICQEVDRWKINDPLVKEIPVGFRYPIRLRSLERQESGYLKTYQSNWRKNWDKVRNVLEQKPTPELFEHLQEIESFNNWKKLSLSLNEKIGLKLTCAPPQAQAKRKDLFLAILQATTPIAIWTRCNLKNCDLAAEIERILTLNTLSRLCESVQKVRAEANAEENEQHLGFHLALMWENPYRLTPDVMVQLMPPGQ; from the coding sequence ATGGAAAAGTTAGTCATCATCAAAATTGGGGACGGCGACTTTCAACAGGGGTTTCCAGTAACATTATATATTGGGAAACAAGGCGATCACTTTTCCCCTAGTTGGGACGGAAAACTGCCTCCAGAACCCCAACTTCCTGTATTATATAGTGAGTGGCAGTCGGAGTATCCCCGCTATTACAAGTATTTTATAATACAGACAATCAATCAAAAATCTGAAGATTTAATTAACGCATTAAATAATTGGCTCAACTCAGAAACATTTCGCACTATTAAAGACAAGTTACTACACAAGTTGGATGAAAATGATACTGTGCAGATGATTATTCAGACGGAAGATCCGATATTGCGACGACTACCTTGGTGTCAGTGGAATTGGTTTGAGGGTTACACTAAAGCTGAAGTTGCGATTAGTTTACCCAACAATGATCTCCCCTCTCAAGAAGTGCAACCTAAACCCAAAGTCAGGGTATTAGGGATTTTAGGCGAGTGTTCTCATCCTAACACAAGTATTGTGATTGATACTAATCCAGATCAACAGTGTTGGGAGAATTTATCGAATGATGCTGAAATAGTATTTTTAGAAGAACCGACCCGACAAGAATTTAATCAAAAACTTTGGGATAAAAACGGATGGGATATTTTATTTTTTGCGGGACATAGTTGGAGTAACCCCGATGCAACTACCGGAGAAATGAAGCTCACCCATAATAATAATGTAACCATACGCGATTTAAAGTTAGCTCTAAAAAAAGCAATTGAACGGGGGTTACAGTTAGCGATTTTTAACTCCTGTGATGGGTTAGGACTTGCACGGGATTTGGCAGAATTACACATCCCCCAAATAATTGTAATGCGAGAACCTATTCCCGATTTAGTCGCGCAAAAATTTCTGGAATATTTTCTCGAAGCCTTTTCTAGTGGCAAATCTTTATATATTGCGGTGAGGGAAGCACGGGAACAATTACAGGGATTAGAAAACCAATATCCTTGTGCGTCTTGGTTGCCTGTTATTTGTCAAAATCCGACCGTAAAACCTGTTAGTTGGAAAGGATTTAATCAATCCCTTACATCTTTGTTAGTAGGAAAAGATATTTCTCAATCTATTAATAATTTTGATTTAGCTTGGTTTTGTTCTCTTGTAAAAGATAAAAATCTTGATCAGACTATTAGAAAGGCATATCAAAACTCTTTACCTTCCGTTTTAAAATCCGATTTAAAATTGTGGAGCTTGGAAAGCAATAATATTAAACAAATATTACAAATACTTGCAGGATTTAAAAGATTACCTCAGTTTTTGAATCATCTGATTCAAGATGAAAATGTACCCGAAGAAATTCGGAGTAAATTGAGTGATTTAAAAATCGAAGAAATGCTACTTGTTAGCAGTGATAAACTCCTAGAATCCTATTTAATTGTTACCCTTAAACCTGCTGAGGATAATTCTAAAGAATTTTTACTGAATGCTTGGTTAATTATGGATGACTCAGTACCATTAGATAATAACCCCTATCGGTTTTTACCTCTTATTGATGATGAGAATCAAAGACAACCGGAAATTAAATGTAAATCAGATAAAATTCCAGAACATTTAGACAAATTAATCAGAAAATGTGAGGAATATTTAGAAGGGAAAAAATATAACTTAACCATTGAATTTCTCTTACCGATTGATTTAATATGTCAAGAAGTAGATCGCTGGAAAATCAATGATCCATTAGTTAAAGAAATACCTGTAGGATTTAGGTATCCAATCAGATTAAGATCACTAGAACGTCAGGAGTCTGGCTATTTAAAGACTTATCAATCTAATTGGCGCAAAAATTGGGATAAAGTTAGAAATGTTTTAGAGCAAAAACCAACCCCAGAATTATTTGAACATCTTCAAGAAATAGAAAGTTTTAATAATTGGAAAAAATTAAGCCTCAGCTTAAATGAAAAAATAGGACTTAAGTTAACTTGCGCTCCTCCTCAAGCTCAAGCCAAAAGAAAGGATTTGTTTCTAGCAATTTTACAAGCTACAACACCTATAGCAATTTGGACAAGATGCAATCTTAAAAATTGCGATTTAGCAGCAGAAATAGAGAGGATTTTAACCTTAAATACCTTAAGTCGTTTGTGTGAATCTGTTCAGAAAGTTAGGGCGGAAGCTAACGCTGAAGAAAATGAGCAACATTTAGGGTTTCATTTAGCTCTAATGTGGGAAAATCCCTATCGTCTTACACCTGATGTTATGGTACAATTGATGCCACCTGGACAATAA